CTTTAGCCGGATTCCGGTATACCAGCCGCAAGAATTGGACATCCGGATACCCAACCGTGAAGGCTACCAGGGATCGATGATCCGTTGGGATCTTCAGAAATTCTTTTAGCTCCTTGGAGTTCTCGATCGCCCAGATAAGGAAACCGATATAGCAAGTCCCCAGGCCCAAGGTCTCCGCCAAAAGGACCATTTGGGTGGAGGCAATGGCCGCATCGATCTCCGGAGTCGTGGCGAGGCCCTTTTTCATGTGGACGATGATCAAGGCCGGCGCGTGGTGGAGAAGCTGATCCACCCCTTCCTCCCACTTCTTAGCGATCCGTTCCCAGACCGGGGGGAGAGTCCGCCTGGCAACCAGCTCTTCGGACAAGGGCTTTTTCTCCCGGTTGAGCTTGTCGATCACTTTTTGAATCCCTTCTCCCTGTTCCTGCAGGTTCCGGATGGCCAAGGTACAGACCTTGTCCAGGGTCTTCCGGCCGTTAACCACCACATACTCGCAGGCTTGCCGGTTGGAGCCCGTCGGAGCGAAGCGTCCCGCTTCAACCAGCATTTTCAATTTTCCTTTTTCAACGAACTTATCCTGGTATAACCTCAGACTGCGACGGTTGCGC
This genomic interval from Deltaproteobacteria bacterium contains the following:
- a CDS encoding nitroreductase family protein; this encodes MITIDEKRCTKCGLCIPICVRRILQEGENSIQIIDPAMCLYCGHCKAVCPADAPQFSEGNEEFTPVPSKEEIPSAAPFFRFLRNRRSLRLYQDKFVEKGKLKMLVEAGRFAPTGSNRQACEYVVVNGRKTLDKVCTLAIRNLQEQGEGIQKVIDKLNREKKPLSEELVARRTLPPVWERIAKKWEEGVDQLLHHAPALIIVHMKKGLATTPEIDAAIASTQMVLLAETLGLGTCYIGFLIWAIENSKELKEFLKIPTDHRSLVAFTVGYPDVQFLRLVYRNPAKATWIGEFSE